Proteins found in one Pelotomaculum isophthalicicum JI genomic segment:
- a CDS encoding acyltransferase family protein: MDFEKRLYWIDFAKGLAIIAVVVCHLWKFVFTDIIISVQTLFNVPLFVLMGGVNIYISYNRQERLTWSFLSARLLKILIPYVVATTIF; the protein is encoded by the coding sequence ATGGACTTTGAAAAAAGACTATATTGGATTGATTTTGCGAAAGGGTTGGCCATAATTGCTGTAGTCGTATGCCATTTATGGAAATTTGTCTTTACTGATATTATTATTTCAGTACAAACCTTATTTAATGTACCATTGTTTGTTTTGATGGGTGGAGTAAATATTTATATTTCATATAATCGTCAGGAGAGATTAACTTGGAGTTTTTTAAGTGCTCGCTTACTTAAAATATTAATACCTTATGTGGTTGCAACAACAATATTT